The Pseudomonas parafulva genome window below encodes:
- a CDS encoding O-succinylhomoserine sulfhydrylase: protein MTDQWEAGRLDSDLEGVGFDTLAVRAGQHRTPEAEHSEALFLTSSYVFRTAADAAARFAGETPGNVYSRYTNPTVRAFEERLAAMEGAEQAVATSTGMASILAVVMSLCSAGDHVLVSQSVFGSTISLFEKYFKRFGLQVDYVPLVDLGAWKSALKTNTKLLIVESPSNPLAELVDIRALADIAHAGDAMLVVDNCFSTPALQQPLKLGADIVFHSATKFIDGQGRCMGGAVAGRAEQMKEVVGFLRTAGPTLSPFNAWIFTKGLETLKLRMRAHCESAQALAEWLERQDGIEKVHYAGLPSHPQHELAKRQMSGFGAVVSFEVKGGKEGAWRFIDATRVISITTNLGDSKTTIAHPATTSHGRLTPQEREAAGIRDSLIRVAVGLEDVADLQADLARGLAAL, encoded by the coding sequence ATGACGGATCAATGGGAGGCCGGACGGCTGGACAGCGACTTGGAGGGTGTCGGTTTCGACACCCTGGCAGTGCGCGCCGGCCAGCACCGGACGCCTGAGGCCGAGCACAGCGAAGCGCTGTTCCTGACCTCCAGCTATGTGTTCCGCACCGCGGCCGATGCGGCTGCGCGGTTTGCTGGTGAAACGCCAGGTAACGTCTATTCGCGCTACACCAACCCGACGGTGCGCGCCTTCGAAGAGCGCCTGGCGGCGATGGAGGGGGCCGAGCAGGCCGTGGCTACCTCCACGGGCATGGCGTCGATTCTGGCCGTGGTCATGTCGCTGTGCAGCGCTGGCGATCATGTGCTGGTGTCGCAGAGTGTCTTTGGCTCGACCATCAGCTTGTTCGAGAAGTACTTCAAGCGTTTCGGCCTGCAGGTGGACTACGTGCCGCTGGTCGATCTGGGGGCCTGGAAGAGTGCGCTGAAGACCAACACCAAACTCTTGATCGTCGAGTCGCCGTCCAATCCACTGGCCGAGCTGGTGGACATCCGCGCGCTGGCCGATATCGCCCACGCCGGTGATGCGATGCTGGTGGTGGACAACTGCTTCAGCACGCCAGCGCTGCAGCAGCCTCTGAAGCTGGGCGCCGACATCGTCTTCCATTCCGCGACCAAGTTCATCGACGGCCAGGGCCGTTGCATGGGCGGTGCGGTAGCCGGGCGTGCCGAGCAGATGAAGGAAGTGGTGGGTTTCCTGCGCACCGCAGGCCCGACGCTCAGCCCCTTCAATGCGTGGATCTTCACCAAGGGCCTGGAGACGCTCAAGCTGCGCATGCGTGCGCATTGCGAGAGCGCTCAGGCCTTGGCCGAATGGCTGGAGCGCCAGGACGGTATCGAGAAAGTGCACTACGCGGGTCTGCCCAGCCATCCCCAGCATGAGTTGGCCAAACGGCAGATGAGTGGTTTCGGCGCGGTCGTCAGCTTCGAGGTCAAGGGTGGCAAAGAGGGCGCCTGGCGCTTCATCGACGCCACTCGGGTGATCTCCATCACCACCAACCTGGGTGACAGCAAGACCACCATTGCCCATCCGGCAACCACTTCCCATGGTCGCCTGACGCCACAGGAGCGCGAAGCTGCCGGTATTCGTGACAGCCTCATTCGCGTGGCCGTGGGACTGGAAGACGTGGCCGATCTGCAGGCCGATCTCGCCCGCGGCCTGGCCGCGCTGTGA
- a CDS encoding DUF2242 domain-containing protein has product MSRSNVCVALGLALTLAGLAGCATKKAAVYEHENFADSGTFSRTFAVGEAGSCEAARRALLSQGYIITSSDANQVAGNKSFQQNAENHLQISFNITCVPDSNDEQRSTIFANALQDRYALKKSNTSASVGVGVLGSLSMPIGSTDDSMVKVASETVSSPQFYDRYFALVENYLPKPRTSSRLEPQAEAPKAQQPAQALGLPEPAGLTPANPPAAAATPVSPVQAVPQSPVEPAPVPTANQTSAAPALDDSQGSQPVAPPADPAPLQVQSPAPASDEQTAPVQQSE; this is encoded by the coding sequence ATGTCCAGATCTAACGTCTGCGTAGCGCTCGGGCTGGCCCTGACGCTGGCGGGCCTCGCCGGCTGCGCCACGAAGAAGGCAGCGGTCTACGAGCATGAAAACTTCGCCGACTCAGGCACCTTCTCGCGCACCTTCGCGGTGGGGGAGGCCGGTTCATGCGAGGCAGCACGCCGAGCCTTGCTGAGCCAGGGCTACATCATCACCAGCAGCGATGCCAATCAGGTGGCGGGCAACAAGAGTTTCCAGCAGAACGCCGAGAACCATCTGCAGATCAGCTTCAACATCACCTGCGTGCCGGACAGCAACGACGAGCAGCGCTCGACCATCTTCGCCAACGCCTTGCAGGACCGCTACGCCCTGAAGAAATCCAACACCTCGGCCAGTGTCGGTGTGGGCGTGCTGGGCTCGTTGTCGATGCCTATCGGCTCCACCGACGATTCCATGGTCAAGGTCGCCAGCGAAACGGTGTCCTCGCCGCAGTTCTACGACCGCTATTTCGCGTTGGTGGAGAACTACCTGCCCAAGCCGCGCACGTCGAGCAGGCTCGAGCCGCAGGCCGAAGCACCAAAGGCGCAACAACCTGCGCAGGCGTTGGGACTGCCGGAGCCCGCGGGGCTGACACCGGCCAATCCTCCGGCAGCGGCGGCGACACCGGTCAGTCCCGTCCAGGCGGTCCCGCAAAGTCCAGTCGAGCCTGCACCGGTGCCTACGGCGAATCAGACCTCGGCAGCCCCAGCCCTCGACGACAGTCAAGGTTCCCAGCCCGTGGCGCCGCCGGCCGATCCCGCGCCCCTCCAGGTGCAGTCTCCAGCGCCCGCCAGCGACGAGCAGACCGCACCGGTGCAACAGAGCGAGTGA
- a CDS encoding NADPH-dependent 2,4-dienoyl-CoA reductase yields the protein MAAQHYPHLLAPLDLGFTVLRNRTLMGSMHTGLEERPGGFERMAAYFAERARGGVGLMVTGGIAPNDEGGVYAGAAKLSTEQEAEQHRLVTDAVHAAGGKICLQILHAGRYAYSPRQVAPSAIQAPINPFKPKALDEEGIERQIGDFVNCARLAQSAGYDGVEVMGSEGYFINQFLAAHTNQRTDRWGGSYENRMRLAVEIVRRVREAVGREFIIIFRLSMLDLVEGGSDWAEIEQLAKAIEQAGATLINTGIGWHEARIPTIATKVPRAAFSKVTAKLRGAVGIPLITTNRINTPEVAERVLAEGDADMVSMARPFLADPEFVNKAAQGRAAAINTCIGCNQACLDHTFGGKLTSCLVNPRACHETELNYLPAPVAKRIAVVGAGPAGMAAASVAAERGHQVTLFDAAGEIGGQFNVAKRVPGKEEFNETLRYFASQLTQTGVHLRLNTRVGVDDLVGGGFDEVILATGITPRTPSIPGIEHAKVLSYLDVLLERKPVGERVAVIGAGGIGFDVSEYLVHAGTATSLDREAFWREWGIDTDLRARGGVAGIHPEPQAPARQVYLLQRKKSKVGDGLGKTTGWIHRTGLKNKRVQMLNAVDYLKIDDEGLHVRIADGEPQVLAVDNVVVCAGQEPLRELHDGLLARGQSVHLIGGADVAAELDAKRAIDQGSRLAAAL from the coding sequence ATGGCCGCTCAACACTATCCCCACCTGCTGGCCCCTCTCGACCTGGGCTTCACTGTACTGCGCAACCGCACCCTGATGGGCTCCATGCACACCGGTCTGGAAGAGCGTCCCGGCGGCTTCGAGCGCATGGCCGCCTATTTTGCCGAGCGTGCGCGCGGCGGCGTCGGCCTGATGGTGACCGGCGGCATCGCACCGAATGACGAAGGCGGCGTGTACGCCGGTGCCGCCAAGCTCAGCACCGAACAGGAGGCCGAACAGCATCGCCTGGTCACTGACGCGGTGCATGCCGCAGGCGGCAAGATCTGCTTGCAGATCCTGCACGCCGGACGCTACGCCTACAGTCCCCGTCAGGTCGCCCCGAGTGCGATCCAGGCACCGATCAACCCGTTCAAGCCCAAGGCGCTGGACGAAGAGGGCATCGAGAGGCAGATAGGCGATTTCGTCAACTGCGCGCGCCTGGCCCAGTCCGCGGGTTACGACGGGGTCGAGGTGATGGGCTCGGAAGGCTACTTCATCAATCAGTTCCTCGCCGCCCACACCAACCAGCGTACCGACCGCTGGGGTGGCAGCTATGAGAACCGCATGCGCCTGGCGGTGGAGATCGTGCGCCGGGTGCGCGAAGCGGTGGGCCGCGAATTCATCATCATCTTCCGCCTGTCGATGCTCGACCTGGTCGAAGGTGGCAGCGACTGGGCGGAAATCGAGCAGCTGGCCAAGGCCATCGAGCAGGCGGGCGCCACGCTGATCAACACCGGTATCGGCTGGCACGAGGCACGGATCCCGACTATCGCCACCAAGGTGCCGCGGGCGGCGTTCAGCAAGGTCACTGCCAAGCTGCGCGGCGCGGTGGGCATCCCGTTGATCACCACCAATCGCATCAACACCCCGGAGGTGGCCGAGCGGGTACTGGCCGAGGGCGACGCCGACATGGTGTCCATGGCCAGGCCTTTCCTTGCCGATCCCGAATTCGTCAACAAGGCCGCGCAGGGGCGCGCGGCAGCGATCAACACCTGCATCGGCTGCAACCAGGCCTGCCTGGATCACACCTTCGGTGGCAAGCTCACCAGTTGCCTGGTCAACCCACGCGCCTGCCACGAGACCGAGCTGAACTACCTGCCGGCGCCCGTGGCCAAGCGCATCGCCGTGGTGGGCGCCGGTCCCGCTGGGATGGCAGCGGCCAGCGTGGCGGCCGAACGCGGTCATCAGGTGACCCTGTTCGACGCGGCAGGTGAGATCGGAGGCCAGTTCAACGTCGCCAAGCGTGTGCCGGGCAAAGAGGAGTTCAACGAAACCCTGCGCTATTTCGCCAGCCAACTGACTCAGACCGGTGTACATCTGCGCTTGAACACGCGGGTGGGCGTCGACGACCTGGTGGGGGGCGGTTTCGACGAGGTGATCCTGGCCACCGGTATTACTCCGCGTACCCCGTCCATCCCCGGTATCGAGCATGCCAAGGTGCTGAGCTACCTGGACGTGCTGCTTGAGCGCAAGCCGGTGGGTGAGCGCGTGGCGGTGATTGGCGCAGGCGGCATCGGCTTCGATGTGTCCGAGTACCTGGTGCACGCTGGCACCGCCACCAGCCTCGACCGAGAGGCGTTCTGGCGCGAATGGGGGATCGACACCGATCTGCGCGCCCGTGGTGGTGTAGCGGGGATCCACCCCGAGCCGCAGGCGCCGGCACGGCAGGTCTACTTGCTGCAACGCAAGAAGAGCAAGGTCGGCGACGGCCTGGGCAAGACCACCGGCTGGATTCATCGCACCGGCCTGAAGAACAAGCGGGTGCAGATGCTCAACGCCGTGGACTACCTGAAGATCGACGACGAAGGCCTGCACGTACGCATTGCTGACGGCGAGCCGCAGGTGCTGGCGGTGGACAATGTGGTCGTCTGCGCCGGCCAGGAGCCCTTGCGCGAACTTCATGACGGGTTGCTGGCCAGGGGCCAATCGGTACACCTGATCGGCGGCGCCGATGTGGCCGCCGAACTCGACGCCAAGCGCGCCATTGACCAAGGTTCGCGGCTGGCCGCCGCCTTGTGA
- a CDS encoding SDR family oxidoreductase: protein MIDWPGEAPDHNGRVALVTGAARGIGLGIAAWLICEGWQVVLTDLDRPRGAKVAKALGSNAWFIAMDVADEAQVIAGVAEVLGQFGRLDALVCNAAIANPHNHTLESLSLAQWNRVLAVNLSGAMLLAKHCAPYLRAHGGSIVNLASTRARQSEPDTEAYAASKGGLVALTHALAISLAPEIRVNAVSPGWIDARDPSQRRAEPLSDADHAQHPAGRVGTVEDVAALVVWLLSRQASFVTGQEFVVDGGMTRKMIYN, encoded by the coding sequence GTGATCGACTGGCCAGGTGAGGCGCCCGACCACAACGGTCGGGTCGCCCTGGTGACCGGGGCCGCGCGCGGCATTGGTCTGGGCATCGCCGCCTGGCTGATCTGCGAAGGCTGGCAAGTGGTGCTTACCGACCTGGATCGCCCACGCGGCGCCAAGGTGGCCAAGGCACTGGGCAGCAATGCCTGGTTCATCGCCATGGATGTGGCCGACGAGGCCCAGGTCATCGCGGGCGTCGCCGAGGTGCTCGGCCAGTTCGGTCGTCTGGATGCGCTGGTGTGCAACGCGGCCATCGCCAATCCCCACAACCACACCCTGGAAAGCCTCAGTCTGGCGCAGTGGAACCGGGTGCTGGCGGTCAACCTCAGCGGTGCGATGCTGCTGGCCAAGCATTGTGCACCGTACCTGCGTGCCCACGGCGGTTCGATCGTCAACCTGGCGTCGACCCGCGCCCGTCAGTCTGAACCGGATACCGAGGCCTATGCCGCGAGCAAGGGTGGCCTGGTTGCCCTGACCCATGCCTTGGCCATCAGCCTGGCGCCGGAGATTCGCGTCAACGCGGTGAGCCCCGGCTGGATTGACGCACGCGACCCGTCGCAGCGCCGCGCCGAGCCTTTGAGCGACGCCGACCACGCCCAGCACCCGGCAGGTCGGGTAGGGACTGTGGAGGATGTGGCTGCGCTGGTGGTCTGGTTGCTGTCGCGTCAGGCCAGCTTCGTCACCGGCCAGGAGTTCGTGGTCGACGGCGGCATGACCCGCAAGATGATCTACAACTGA
- a CDS encoding nitrilase-related carbon-nitrogen hydrolase, translating to MRKLLASALALVMIAALCGYAFWTQQRPEGHFLSDLRIERVLDQGVPGDRGNLLGIEPLLYPSDYQNLERLHRKLSAYLSQARDQGLVSSRTVVVLPEHIGTWLWTRGEKNELYQATRLRDAWQWLELSNPLHYGLAMLAATGDDRRSDAHLRMKARQMATDYQQLFGGLAREFGVTLVAGSIVLPAPYVEEGRLKVGSGPLYNSSLVFASDGSPLGQPQLQQYVDSEARRYIDDGQSRPLQVLQTAAGRLGVLVGSDSWYPRNHEQLVRQSAQLIANPVFLSGKGSWQQPWRGNRHQAAAAELPLAKGQTSEEMAWHQLTRAANPGLPSLSVFMRGQFWELGSDGQGFANQAGEQLVGRPSPGARLLNLWL from the coding sequence ATGCGCAAACTTCTGGCAAGCGCTCTGGCGCTGGTGATGATCGCCGCCCTGTGCGGCTACGCGTTCTGGACCCAGCAGCGCCCGGAAGGCCACTTCCTCTCCGACCTGCGCATCGAGCGGGTGCTCGACCAAGGCGTGCCTGGCGATCGTGGCAATCTGCTGGGGATCGAGCCGCTGCTCTACCCTAGCGACTACCAAAACCTCGAACGCCTGCACCGCAAGCTCTCGGCTTACCTGAGTCAAGCCCGTGATCAGGGCCTGGTCAGCTCGCGCACGGTGGTGGTGCTGCCCGAGCACATCGGCACCTGGCTGTGGACGCGCGGCGAGAAGAACGAGCTGTACCAGGCCACTCGCTTGCGCGACGCCTGGCAATGGCTGGAATTGAGCAACCCCTTGCACTACGGCCTGGCCATGCTGGCCGCGACCGGCGACGACCGTCGCTCAGACGCGCATCTGCGCATGAAGGCGCGGCAGATGGCGACCGACTATCAGCAGCTCTTCGGCGGTCTGGCCCGCGAGTTCGGCGTCACCCTGGTGGCCGGTTCCATCGTGCTGCCAGCGCCCTACGTCGAAGAGGGCCGACTCAAGGTCGGCAGCGGCCCGCTGTACAACAGCAGCCTGGTGTTCGCCAGTGATGGCTCGCCGCTTGGGCAACCGCAGTTGCAGCAGTATGTCGACAGTGAAGCACGGCGTTACATCGACGATGGCCAGTCACGCCCATTGCAGGTGCTGCAGACCGCGGCCGGGCGCCTGGGGGTGCTGGTCGGCAGCGACAGTTGGTACCCGCGCAACCACGAACAACTGGTGCGCCAATCGGCACAATTGATCGCCAATCCCGTATTTCTCAGCGGCAAGGGCAGTTGGCAACAACCGTGGCGGGGCAATCGCCATCAAGCTGCGGCGGCCGAGTTGCCGCTGGCCAAGGGCCAGACCAGCGAAGAGATGGCGTGGCACCAGTTGACCCGAGCGGCCAACCCTGGCCTGCCCAGCCTCAGCGTATTCATGCGTGGACAGTTCTGGGAGCTGGGCAGCGACGGCCAGGGTTTCGCCAACCAGGCAGGCGAGCAGTTGGTGGGCCGACCGAGCCCGGGCGCGCGCCTGCTGAACCTGTGGCTGTAG
- a CDS encoding dermonecrotic toxin domain-containing protein codes for MSSLDLSAALLAQLPEGLPDIHGLPSLDTAARALFEARLPGVLDLDLYLLQLGPADESGQRAVLAARSLFELLQQARQGQPAAPGDFEPADAALSLRADAVQLPEALPGLTLKQLREALQQIDVQRVAARWAADALTYWDVPQRVSENSRRLALQIQVRQSLRETVELFAAAGWIAPEAMTLVEDIVAHPRLVDRSTRRGVYALVARTWGDGQEVLLPGVMAVCTEPAGYQPALGRVTERQTLTGTTVLYCTGYFGFVRAHAHLQEALHGVAMALAGQGPWLQALLRRLGAVDQARILGERARLGGGFELFARPIDDNPFEALAEQQIAAWRSNAMANGRSLWNPQLGLDASPPRALHDLQAFVAHRQALRAQLPMGLRELTATRQAQLDALILSLLEQQAQAERFWLALPSFETFAGQRIADALAARGLAIDPAQVKVMITITQFSAETIGSELAPGVEPERGHVQPSVVECTLVEYLAMRMHARADASWQVQFEGLTLVQAARLNASYLETLGQQLDLPGRYAQLLTDAMRPTTQAGFEASRTAALSQFETRLRLDALLANACGVLDDSGHRQVLEVLAPSESPRSGARVEGLAIGGNSLRDVLVFSIRGESSILCYLPDHPSGQPFRRCQSRSALVAILRQELAGIGMPSAWQATLRYWLSRFGKHQQAAVYPLLRQIAEGKGGAQIATVVIDKPLAQQVFDYRLAFLAAEADSLALSEAELALERGLEIAVAIFRLLSVVFPARVMTVLDLAELGYYLFNGYAAYAQGQRQEAGEYVIQALTSITGLANARFPTLIPAARAQAPVRLQSVGARLSLTPVPSSAPMAGLVRIETGVREGLFAADGKLHVRLDGRYYRVYEVHDSLEGISRFYLGDGQGPLARSLFSNPDTRVERMAGSPRWHVMPKLQLRAGMPMVPVGRAPALLYLRGINSSQVPDGVEHRLHDGQRSQLVYFDLDTCRWYSADNRLFYEYDALAARHRSVTRPTRLPSELERQQARYELECVDRPVLPMLKSAALGEAVPKAIHQIWIGSAAALIAAHDATLKSNVALARQSGYSLQVHFLGEGGRLRTLTQLTRLRLRYPGATFVSLAGEAFYTSFKASAQGRVFDAFLQPQWRNHAAASDVLRYRLLFELGGVYLDMDDRLLKPLETISLRPGQLAVGAVVENYLLMLKGPNNSHFASLAGNPLLDAMQAEIVRRFDQARLPEQRPLHDQPGFTAYMREISAISGPRLFNDMRHLADVEIAAVDAAKGYVFDLIGQGVFAEREVMQWIETAEVLHPTLERFIDVGNAHSWRTTRR; via the coding sequence ATGTCCTCGCTCGATCTGTCCGCCGCGCTGCTGGCGCAACTGCCAGAGGGTCTGCCCGACATCCACGGTCTGCCGTCGCTCGACACGGCGGCCCGTGCCTTGTTCGAAGCCCGCCTGCCCGGCGTGCTCGACCTCGATCTCTACCTGCTGCAGCTAGGCCCTGCCGATGAATCGGGGCAACGTGCAGTGCTCGCGGCCCGTTCGTTGTTCGAGTTGTTGCAACAGGCTCGGCAGGGGCAGCCGGCGGCGCCAGGCGACTTCGAGCCAGCTGACGCGGCGCTGTCGTTGCGTGCCGATGCCGTGCAGTTGCCCGAGGCGTTGCCTGGCCTGACCCTTAAGCAACTGCGTGAGGCGTTGCAGCAGATCGATGTGCAGCGTGTCGCGGCGCGCTGGGCGGCTGACGCATTGACCTATTGGGACGTGCCGCAACGCGTGTCCGAGAACAGTCGACGCTTGGCTTTGCAGATTCAGGTGCGCCAAAGCCTGCGCGAGACCGTGGAATTGTTCGCAGCGGCTGGATGGATCGCGCCTGAGGCCATGACGTTGGTCGAGGACATCGTCGCGCACCCGCGTCTGGTTGATCGCAGCACCCGACGCGGTGTCTATGCACTGGTCGCGCGGACCTGGGGCGACGGCCAAGAGGTGCTTTTGCCTGGGGTGATGGCGGTGTGCACTGAGCCTGCGGGCTATCAGCCAGCGCTCGGTCGAGTGACCGAACGGCAGACCCTGACCGGTACCACGGTGCTCTATTGCACCGGCTATTTCGGTTTCGTGAGAGCCCATGCGCACTTGCAGGAGGCGTTGCATGGGGTGGCGATGGCATTGGCGGGGCAGGGGCCTTGGTTGCAGGCGCTGCTGCGTCGATTGGGCGCTGTCGATCAAGCGCGGATCCTTGGCGAGCGCGCCCGCTTGGGCGGTGGCTTCGAGCTGTTCGCTCGGCCCATCGACGACAACCCGTTCGAAGCCCTGGCCGAGCAGCAGATCGCCGCCTGGCGCAGCAATGCGATGGCGAACGGACGTTCGCTGTGGAACCCGCAACTGGGGCTGGATGCATCACCCCCGCGTGCACTGCACGACCTGCAGGCCTTCGTTGCACATCGACAGGCCTTGCGTGCCCAGTTGCCGATGGGCCTGCGCGAGCTCACTGCCACGCGTCAGGCGCAGTTGGACGCGTTGATCCTGTCGCTACTGGAACAGCAGGCCCAGGCCGAGCGCTTTTGGCTGGCACTGCCGTCTTTCGAGACCTTCGCCGGCCAACGCATTGCTGATGCCTTGGCCGCACGCGGCTTGGCCATCGACCCGGCGCAGGTCAAGGTGATGATCACCATCACTCAATTCTCAGCCGAGACGATCGGTTCGGAGCTTGCGCCGGGCGTCGAGCCCGAGCGGGGGCATGTCCAACCCAGCGTGGTCGAGTGCACGCTGGTGGAGTACCTGGCGATGCGCATGCATGCACGTGCCGATGCCTCCTGGCAGGTTCAGTTCGAGGGCCTTACGCTCGTCCAGGCCGCACGCCTGAACGCGTCCTATCTGGAGACGCTGGGGCAGCAACTCGATTTGCCTGGGCGCTATGCGCAGTTGCTCACCGATGCGATGCGGCCGACCACGCAGGCGGGGTTCGAGGCGAGCCGCACCGCTGCGCTGTCGCAGTTCGAAACGCGGTTGCGCCTGGATGCGCTGTTGGCCAACGCCTGTGGCGTGCTCGACGACTCGGGGCATAGGCAGGTGCTCGAGGTGCTTGCGCCCTCCGAGTCGCCACGCAGTGGCGCACGGGTGGAGGGCCTGGCGATCGGTGGTAACTCGCTGCGGGACGTGCTGGTCTTCTCCATTCGTGGTGAGTCGTCCATCCTCTGCTATCTTCCGGATCACCCGTCTGGGCAGCCATTCAGGCGCTGCCAGTCGCGCAGCGCGCTGGTCGCAATACTGCGCCAGGAGCTGGCGGGAATCGGCATGCCATCAGCCTGGCAGGCAACGCTGCGGTACTGGCTGTCGCGTTTCGGCAAGCATCAGCAGGCTGCCGTCTATCCCCTGTTGCGGCAAATCGCCGAAGGCAAGGGCGGAGCGCAGATCGCCACGGTCGTGATCGACAAGCCACTCGCGCAGCAGGTCTTCGATTATCGGCTCGCCTTCCTGGCTGCCGAAGCCGACAGCTTGGCCTTATCCGAGGCAGAACTGGCACTTGAGCGTGGCTTGGAAATCGCCGTGGCGATTTTTCGTCTGCTCAGCGTGGTATTTCCGGCGCGCGTGATGACGGTATTGGACCTGGCCGAGTTAGGCTACTACCTGTTCAACGGCTATGCCGCCTACGCTCAAGGCCAGCGTCAAGAGGCAGGCGAATACGTGATACAGGCCCTGACCAGCATCACCGGGCTGGCCAATGCCCGTTTTCCCACGCTGATCCCGGCAGCGCGCGCTCAGGCTCCGGTACGTCTGCAGTCGGTGGGCGCGCGTCTGAGCTTGACGCCGGTGCCGAGCTCTGCGCCCATGGCCGGGCTGGTGCGGATCGAAACAGGGGTACGCGAAGGCCTGTTTGCCGCCGACGGCAAGCTCCATGTCCGGCTGGACGGCCGCTACTACCGGGTCTATGAGGTACACGACAGCCTGGAAGGAATCTCGCGTTTCTACCTGGGCGACGGTCAGGGTCCGCTGGCCCGTTCGCTGTTTTCCAATCCTGATACGCGTGTCGAGCGCATGGCTGGCTCGCCGCGTTGGCACGTCATGCCGAAGCTGCAACTGCGCGCCGGCATGCCGATGGTGCCGGTAGGGCGGGCACCGGCACTGCTGTATCTACGTGGGATCAACAGCAGTCAGGTGCCCGATGGTGTCGAGCATCGTCTGCACGATGGTCAGCGCAGTCAATTGGTGTATTTCGATCTGGATACCTGTCGCTGGTATTCGGCCGACAACCGATTGTTCTATGAATACGATGCGTTGGCCGCCCGTCATCGCAGCGTTACCAGGCCCACGCGCCTGCCCAGTGAACTCGAACGCCAGCAGGCACGTTACGAGTTGGAGTGCGTCGATCGCCCGGTATTGCCGATGCTCAAGTCGGCGGCGCTGGGCGAGGCAGTGCCCAAGGCCATTCACCAGATATGGATCGGTAGCGCCGCTGCGCTGATCGCTGCCCACGATGCCACGCTCAAATCCAATGTGGCGTTGGCCCGACAAAGCGGCTACAGCCTGCAGGTGCATTTTCTGGGTGAGGGGGGGCGGCTGCGGACCTTGACGCAATTGACCCGCCTGCGTCTGCGTTACCCCGGCGCGACATTCGTCAGCCTGGCCGGCGAAGCGTTCTATACCTCGTTCAAAGCCAGCGCTCAGGGGCGAGTGTTCGACGCTTTTCTGCAACCACAGTGGCGTAATCACGCTGCAGCCAGCGACGTGTTGCGCTACCGCTTGCTGTTCGAACTGGGCGGGGTGTACCTGGACATGGACGACCGCCTGCTCAAGCCGCTCGAAACGATCAGCCTGCGGCCGGGACAGCTGGCTGTTGGCGCGGTGGTGGAAAACTATCTGCTCATGCTCAAAGGGCCGAACAACAGCCACTTCGCCAGCCTGGCAGGGAATCCGTTGCTCGACGCGATGCAGGCCGAAATCGTTCGGCGTTTCGATCAGGCACGGTTGCCCGAACAGCGTCCACTGCACGATCAGCCCGGCTTCACCGCGTACATGCGGGAGATTTCCGCGATCAGCGGTCCACGGTTGTTCAACGACATGCGCCATCTGGCCGATGTCGAGATCGCTGCCGTGGACGCAGCCAAAGGCTATGTGTTCGATCTGATCGGGCAAGGCGTGTTCGCCGAGCGCGAGGTGATGCAGTGGATCGAAACCGCCGAGGTGCTGCACCCGACGCTGGAGCGCTTCATCGATGTGGGCAATGCGCACAGCTGGCGAACCACCCGGCGTTGA
- a CDS encoding AraC family transcriptional regulator, whose product MMRERVRLGDLSVGFVQPLTQAMRELGHDPAPLLQRYGLDTPRLDEAGARLSIPRYMHLGHAAIELCGEPALGLHMGRLSRLAQAGLAGVTAAQAPTVREAAHTLLRFEPLYAANYRGSSAFIEDPQGAWLRFYSISPYNAYNRFVVDSVLSGWLAQLSAVTGTPAIADRLEIEFEAPAYCAQYQSLCSAPVQFDAGCNQLHLAHEVLDARNPQHCPSTWRHLLQLCEAEWVQRTRVRSLSERIIHLLGPLLSGGREPDLEQVSQQLHMPSWTLRRKLAEEGTSFRSLLNDTRRDLAQTYIRDTALAFGEIAYLLGFASAEAFQRAFKRWTGLTPGEFRRQQRRMG is encoded by the coding sequence TTGATGCGCGAGCGCGTGCGCCTGGGTGATCTGTCAGTCGGATTCGTCCAGCCTTTGACCCAAGCCATGCGTGAACTGGGCCATGATCCGGCACCCTTGCTACAGCGCTACGGCCTGGATACACCGCGCCTGGATGAGGCCGGGGCACGCTTGTCGATCCCGCGCTACATGCACCTGGGTCATGCGGCGATCGAGCTGTGTGGCGAGCCGGCGCTGGGTCTGCACATGGGCCGCCTCAGCCGGCTGGCGCAGGCAGGCCTGGCCGGCGTGACCGCCGCGCAGGCACCGACCGTGCGCGAAGCGGCGCACACACTGCTGCGTTTCGAGCCACTGTATGCCGCCAACTACAGGGGCAGCTCTGCGTTCATCGAAGACCCACAGGGCGCCTGGCTGCGGTTCTACTCGATCAGCCCCTACAACGCCTATAACCGCTTCGTCGTCGACTCGGTGCTTTCCGGGTGGCTGGCGCAACTGTCAGCCGTAACGGGCACACCCGCCATCGCTGACCGTTTGGAAATCGAGTTCGAAGCGCCTGCGTACTGCGCCCAGTATCAAAGCCTGTGCAGTGCGCCTGTGCAGTTCGATGCCGGCTGCAATCAACTGCACCTTGCACACGAGGTGCTCGATGCGCGCAACCCGCAGCACTGCCCCAGCACCTGGCGACATTTGCTGCAACTGTGCGAAGCCGAGTGGGTACAGCGCACCCGTGTGCGCAGCCTGAGCGAGCGCATCATTCATCTGCTGGGCCCCTTGCTCAGCGGTGGACGCGAGCCTGACTTGGAGCAGGTGTCGCAACAGTTGCACATGCCCAGTTGGACCTTGCGGCGCAAGCTTGCTGAAGAGGGCACGAGTTTCCGCAGCCTGCTCAACGACACACGACGCGACCTCGCGCAGACCTACATCCGCGATACCGCGCTGGCCTTCGGGGAGATCGCCTATCTGTTGGGGTTCGCTTCGGCAGAGGCCTTCCAGCGCGCATTCAAGCGCTGGACGGGCCTGACGCCGGGGGAGTTTCGCCGCCAGCAGCGGCGAATGGGTTAA